TAAAATCTCGTCATCCTTGATTTCAGGTAATTCAAACTCCTCTAATCTTAAATCATTCACTCCATACAAACGTACTGCTCTTGTTTTCATTATAAATCAACCTCCTTTTTTAGTCGAGGATTAATCCTCTGTAACTTTCGATTAAAATTGCTAGCATTATAACCAAAAAGGTTATAACGCTAGCAATTCAAACTCCACTTTATCTCTCCAGAATTCAATCTGCTCTTTTGTACCCATCTGGGTTCCTTCATTAGTGATACTAGCTGTAGCTGCTGCCACCGCCAGTTTAATTGCTTCTTCCAATGGAGTATTTTTTTGAATTGCATAGGCAAGAGCAGCAACCATTGAGTCTCCAGCTCCTACCGTACTCTTTACTTCTACAGGAATTGCTTTAGCAAAATAGGTTTTATCCTTTGTAATAAAGGCGCATCCATCTCCTCCCATAGACAATGCAATAATTTCTATGCCATATTTTAATAAACCTTTGGCAAATAAAATCGCTTCCTCCATTGTTTCAAACTTTTTATCATATAGCATTTCAAGCTCATGAACATTAGGCTTGATGAGATAAGGTCCGGCTTCAAGGCCTTTTTGGAGCAGTTCTCCGTCTGCATCCAGAATCGTCTTTATGCCTTTTGCCTTTACTTTTTCAATCCAACGTCCATAAATATCTTTCCCTACATTTTTTGGTATACTACCGGAAAAAACTACAATTCCATCTTCTGTTGCATATTTAAAAATCTTTTCTTCTATCTGATTAAGCACTTCCTCTGAAAGGGGTACTCCCGGTTCATTAATGTCTGTATAGGTTTTTAAAGTGATGTCTACTACCTTTGTATTGGTTCTGGTATTACCTTCTGTATGCACAAAGTCATGGGGCGTGCCTAACTTAGTTAATTGTTTTTCAATGAAGTCTCCTACTGGTCCAGCAACTGCACCGGTAGCTATTGTATCCCCGCCTAAACTATTAACAAGGTTGGATACATTAATCCCTTTCCCTCCTGCATCTTCTCTTACACTGATCACTCGATTCACTTCAGAAATACGAAAGTTATCTATCTGAATTGTTTTATCTAATGCAGGATTCAGAGTAACAGTTACAATCATTTGTTTCACTCCTTATTGTTGTGTAAACACGTTATAAACGAAATCTACATCGGTTGTTTGTTTGATTTCTTCTGCTACCTTTTCATCTTCCATAATCGTTGCAAGGTTGGATAAAATGGTTAAATGTTCGTTTCCAGCTCCTGCAATTCCAACAACTAAATATGCCTTTTCATCACCGAAATCTATTCCCTCTGGGAACTGTAAAATGGAGATACCTGTTTGTTTTACTTCTTTCTTTGCAGCTCCAACCCCGTGAGGTATAGCTACACCATTACCGATATAAGTAGATAAATCTTCTTCTCTTTGAATCATTGCATCAATATAATTTTCTGATACATATCCGGTATCCACTAAAAGTCTTCCTGCCATTCTGATAGCATCTGCTTTACTCATAGAGGATAAGCCTAATTTTATATTATCCTTTTTAAGAACAGGCAATTTCACTGGTTCAGCTTCTACTTCTTTTTTTAATTTCATGCTTTGTACTTTTTCTTTTGCATTTTCTAAATCTTGATCTTCCCCATTAGCTGCTCTCTTAACAAAGAAGGAAGCGATTAAGAAACTTACTGCTGCAGAAACTACAACACCTGCGATTACTCCTAAGAATCCTCCCTTTGGAGTCATTGCTAATACTGCAAGAATACTTCCTGGAGATGGTGCTGCTACAAGTCCTGCTCCAAAGATGCTTAATGTGAATACACCGCTCATTCCTCCGCCGATTACTGCAAGTAATAATACTGGATTCATAAGCACATATGGGAAGTAAATTTCATGAATTCCACCAAAGAAATGAATAATAATTGCTCCTGGAGCGGATTCTTTTACTGTTCCTTTTGCAAATAACCAGTATGCGAGTAAGATTCCAAGTCCTGGTCCTGGGTTTGCTTCTAATAAGAAGAAGATAGATTTTCCAACTTGTTCAGCTTGTTGAATTCCGATTGGTCCTAATACACCATGGTTAATCGCATTGTTTAAGAATAAGATTTTTGCTGGTTCAATGAAAATAGATACGAGTGGCAATATTCCAGCATTTACAATTGCTTGTACCCCTGCGCCCAATGCATTGTTTAATCCTGCTGCAACAGGTCCTATAGCAAGGTATCCTAAAATGGCGATCATACCACCGATAATTCCGGCTGAGAAGTTATTAACAAGCATTTCAAATCCTGCTGGTATTTTTCCTTCTACTGCTTGGTCGAATTTCTTAATTACATATCCGCCAAGAGGTCCCATAATCATAGCTCCTAAGAACATTGGAACGTCTGAGCCCATAATAACACCTATGGTAGCAATCGCACCGAGTACGCCACCTCTTACATCTGCAACCATCTTACCGCCGGTATAACCAATCAATAATGGCAGCAAATAGGTAATCATAGGTCCAACCATTGAACTTAATTTTTCATTTGGCGTCCAGCCTGTTGGAATAAAGAATGCAGTGATAATTCCCCAGGCAATAAATGCACCGATGTTTGGCATTACCATTCCGCTTAGGAAACGTCCGAATTTCTGCACTTTTAATTGAAAAGCGCTTTGTTCTTTTTGTATATTAACACCTGTAGATACTCCCATGGAAAAACCCCCTTAATTTATGTTTAGACTTTTTTGCAAATAGAATCTCTCTAGTATCTCACTTAATTCATTGTAAATTTCTTTTTCTGCTCTTTCCCTAATTAAATATGTGAACCCCGAGTTTTCCATTAATTCTTTTGTAATTTCGCTTAAAATCTCTAAGCCTTCTTTTTCTATCTTTTTCGGTGCAAGCATAACTGATATAATAGATACTGGTTTATTATTGCCATCTAAATCTTTAATATAAAAATTATTATTAGGCCGTATAATCCAAAAATATAACGAATCCACTGCATCACTTCGACAGTGTAACAGCATAATCTTTTTTTGCTCTAATAAAGTTGAGCCTTGTTTTTCACGATGGATCAAATCATTTGATAATACTGCCCTAGCTTTTTCATCTTCTGTCACTTGATTTTTAACTAAGGCAATCGCATCATCTACATCTTCAACACTTGCATCCTGTATTAATCGAAAATGATCTAAGACTTGTATAATTTTTCTATTGTATATATTGAGAATCTCAAGTTTTTCTTTCAGTGTCATATTTTTTTGTTTTAAGTGCCCTATAGTTTTGTGGTCTTCTTCAAGATTTACAAAAAACTTTTCTAATTCTTCTTTATTTTGCTTATTAAAAAGTGGGTTTACCACAACAACGGGTAAACTGCAATTAGGGATAGGTACTGTGGATACAATAAGGTCAACATCTTGTTCCTTTAAAGTATCACTATCAATATTCAGTGTAGAAATACAATCTACAATATGAACATATGGAAATTCCTTTTCAATTCTGCTGGACAGCATCCTTGATGCCCCAATTCCGCTGGAACAAGCAACTACTATACGATAGTGCTTTGTACTGCGTTCCTTTTTCCTATGCTCCATTGCAGCTCCTAAGTGCATCGCTATATATGCGATTTCTTCCTCAGGTACTTTTATTTCTTCATGCTTCTCCATTACTTTTGCACATTCCCCTGCAACTTTAAAAAGCTGTGGGTAGGATTGCTTTATTTCTTGCAATAATGGAT
The genomic region above belongs to Defluviitalea saccharophila and contains:
- the pfkB gene encoding 1-phosphofructokinase, with the translated sequence MIVTVTLNPALDKTIQIDNFRISEVNRVISVREDAGGKGINVSNLVNSLGGDTIATGAVAGPVGDFIEKQLTKLGTPHDFVHTEGNTRTNTKVVDITLKTYTDINEPGVPLSEEVLNQIEEKIFKYATEDGIVVFSGSIPKNVGKDIYGRWIEKVKAKGIKTILDADGELLQKGLEAGPYLIKPNVHELEMLYDKKFETMEEAILFAKGLLKYGIEIIALSMGGDGCAFITKDKTYFAKAIPVEVKSTVGAGDSMVAALAYAIQKNTPLEEAIKLAVAAATASITNEGTQMGTKEQIEFWRDKVEFELLAL
- a CDS encoding PTS mannitol transporter subunit IICBA; translated protein: MGVSTGVNIQKEQSAFQLKVQKFGRFLSGMVMPNIGAFIAWGIITAFFIPTGWTPNEKLSSMVGPMITYLLPLLIGYTGGKMVADVRGGVLGAIATIGVIMGSDVPMFLGAMIMGPLGGYVIKKFDQAVEGKIPAGFEMLVNNFSAGIIGGMIAILGYLAIGPVAAGLNNALGAGVQAIVNAGILPLVSIFIEPAKILFLNNAINHGVLGPIGIQQAEQVGKSIFFLLEANPGPGLGILLAYWLFAKGTVKESAPGAIIIHFFGGIHEIYFPYVLMNPVLLLAVIGGGMSGVFTLSIFGAGLVAAPSPGSILAVLAMTPKGGFLGVIAGVVVSAAVSFLIASFFVKRAANGEDQDLENAKEKVQSMKLKKEVEAEPVKLPVLKKDNIKLGLSSMSKADAIRMAGRLLVDTGYVSENYIDAMIQREEDLSTYIGNGVAIPHGVGAAKKEVKQTGISILQFPEGIDFGDEKAYLVVGIAGAGNEHLTILSNLATIMEDEKVAEEIKQTTDVDFVYNVFTQQ